ATGGCGGCGCAGTTACAAGGAGGAAATTCTAGTTTTGATGTGTTGATTGTTGGAGCTGGTGGAGGACAAGAAATTGTGACGTTAGGAAGCAGACATGAGTCTTGGACATTTACAGGGATAGATCCATCTGCTCAAATGCTGGAAATTGCCAAGAGCCGCGCGGAATCGATTGCATTAGGAGAGCGAGTGTCGCTTATTCAAGGAACGCTCGAACAGCTTCCTTTGGAAAATCAATATGATGCGGCTACTTGTTTGCTAGTACTCCATTTTGTAAAAGGTGTAAAACAAAAGCAGGAGCTACTACAGTGTATAGGAGAACGTCTAAAGCCTGGAGCTCCTTTTTGCCTAGCCTCGTTCAATGGTGAACCGAATACAGGTGCTTTTCATGTACAAATGCAGGCGTGGAAAAATCATATGCTGGACAATGGCATTCCGCCTGAGGATTGGGAGCGTTTTGAAGCTTCTATTGGTCGCGAGTCTGATCTTGTACCAGCCTCGATTGTACAGGAGCTTTTGGAACAGGCAGGATTTACGCATGCAACCCGTTATTTCGGTTCTTATTTTGTTGACGGATGGTTTGCCGTTAAAGCTTAACCTAGCGGACATGTAGAAAAAGTAGAGAAAAGGTCATCTAAAGGAGAAAAGATCATCATGAAAGATACAATCATTGTGGTTGGGGGATATGGACATGTAGGAAGAACAATCTGTAAGGAATTAGGTGAAAAATATCCGGGATTCATTTATGCGGCTGGACGTAATAGAGAGCGTGCTGAGCAGTTTTGCCAGTCAACAGCAGGGAAAGTAAAGCCTCTCCAATTGGATATCTCTGAGCCGATCGATCTACATATGCTCACTGAGGTTAAGCTGGTCATCATGTGTTTAGATCAAAGCGATCCTACCTTTGTACGATCCTGCTTCCAATCGGGAACGCATTATGTGGATGTTTCCGCAAATGGCTCCTTTTTAGCTCAGGTGGAGCGATGGGAAATAGAGGCCAGGGAGAATTGTGCAACAGCGGTTCTAAGCGTTGGACTTGCACCCGGACTAACAAATTTGCTGGTGCTTCAGGCTCAGAAGCTGTTGGATCAGGTTGATGTCATAGAACTAGCCATTATGCTCGGATTGGGGGATCGGCATGGGAGGGCAGCTATTGAATGGACGGTTGATAACCTAAACGCAGGCTTCGAAATCAGGGAAAATAATCGTAACGTGCTGGTTAATAGCTTTACAGATGGAAAGATAGTGGATTTTGGCTCAGATTTGGGACAAAAAAGGGCATATCGGTTTCCTTTTTCAGATCAACAAACGCTTGCCCGTACGCTCGGCATTCCGTCCGTTTCTACGCGCTTATGCTTCGATTCGGCCGTGATGACCACATTCATGGCTGCTCTGCGTGCATCGGGAATCTCGCGTTTTTTAACAGGGAAAAGAGTCCGAAATACTGCAATCAACTGTTTTAGTAGAATTCGCATGGGAGGAGAACAATTCGCTATAAAGGTTGATGCATGGGGGATAAAGGAAAACAGGAACAAGAGCATTGGTTGCTTGCTACATGGCAAGAATCAATCTAACATGACCGCCAAGGTGGCTGTATCGGTTGCTGATGCTATCTATCGCTCTGCGTTCCCGTCGGGTGTTTATCATATTGAGCAGTTATTTGAGCTGGAAAACCTGCAAGGCTGGTTACAAAGTGAAGCCTCTATGGAAATTCGCATAGAGGATAATCTATATAAGTAGGATTACCTACTGCATTTTCTCATGATACTTTCAAGTGGACCTCTACTATATTTGTCCTTCCAAAAAAATGAGAGTACCGCGGTTATTACAAAGAAAGCAAGGGAATAGGAGACGGCAAATTCAAGGGTTTGATTTTCTAGCCTACCGATGTATTGCAAGATACTAAAGCCAATAAACACATGACTCACATAGTGAGTTAACGCCAGTTGCCCGGTTCTAACCATTGTTTTGGTAAACCAGTTGATAGAAAACCGTTCAGTGAAGTACACACATAGCAGGATCACAATAATAGATGTACTTGAACCGGATACAAAATAAAAAATATTGGGGGGAAATGCATTAGTTGAAAATAAGTATCCAGCCGTATCTGTTCCAAGCATGTATCCTACCTGCTTAATGAGTATTGCGGAGAGCACTTCCATAGTGATAGTAACTATGATAGAGCAGATGAGAATTTTTTTACGGTGGTCTTTATCCAATAAATCTTGTCTGCCTAGCCACATTCCCAATAAAAAGAAACATACCCAGGGGAATACGGGATGGTAACCGTTAAATAGTAAATTTCTAAAAAAACCTTCCATTGTCCAGAAATCCAAATAATTGATCATTGGATGCAAAGGGTCCCAGCCTACTAAATAATTGAGAGCGAGCTGGAGAAGCTGGGAGGTAAAGAGAACACTTACTAAAACTAGAAGTAATGTCCTGCTGGAAACAGCAATCAGAAATGAGCCCAAAAACATGTAGACCCCATAATAATGCAAAATGTCTCCTGTCCAGCTAAAGAGGTATAAAAGGATTCCTAAAACAAATAAAAACAGAGCGCGTTTCCAAATGGTACTTCGGCTCTGTCTAATGAAAGCGGGGTTGTTGGAACTTCTCGCTTTCTTCGTCATGAGCGAAATACCGATCCCTGCTAAAATCACAAAGATGGTGGATGCCCTTCCTTGAA
This is a stretch of genomic DNA from Brevibacillus laterosporus DSM 25. It encodes these proteins:
- a CDS encoding class I SAM-dependent methyltransferase, yielding MENENTNTAMSWDHPDVKRYEKTISLKIPGYFHLYDMTDRLMAAQLQGGNSSFDVLIVGAGGGQEIVTLGSRHESWTFTGIDPSAQMLEIAKSRAESIALGERVSLIQGTLEQLPLENQYDAATCLLVLHFVKGVKQKQELLQCIGERLKPGAPFCLASFNGEPNTGAFHVQMQAWKNHMLDNGIPPEDWERFEASIGRESDLVPASIVQELLEQAGFTHATRYFGSYFVDGWFAVKA
- a CDS encoding saccharopine dehydrogenase NADP-binding domain-containing protein yields the protein MKDTIIVVGGYGHVGRTICKELGEKYPGFIYAAGRNRERAEQFCQSTAGKVKPLQLDISEPIDLHMLTEVKLVIMCLDQSDPTFVRSCFQSGTHYVDVSANGSFLAQVERWEIEARENCATAVLSVGLAPGLTNLLVLQAQKLLDQVDVIELAIMLGLGDRHGRAAIEWTVDNLNAGFEIRENNRNVLVNSFTDGKIVDFGSDLGQKRAYRFPFSDQQTLARTLGIPSVSTRLCFDSAVMTTFMAALRASGISRFLTGKRVRNTAINCFSRIRMGGEQFAIKVDAWGIKENRNKSIGCLLHGKNQSNMTAKVAVSVADAIYRSAFPSGVYHIEQLFELENLQGWLQSEASMEIRIEDNLYK
- a CDS encoding DUF418 domain-containing protein; amino-acid sequence: MTSPSTRILEFDFARAGAILGMIIVNYSTVMNAGTNGPDWLVALTSLFQGRASTIFVILAGIGISLMTKKARSSNNPAFIRQSRSTIWKRALFLFVLGILLYLFSWTGDILHYYGVYMFLGSFLIAVSSRTLLLVLVSVLFTSQLLQLALNYLVGWDPLHPMINYLDFWTMEGFFRNLLFNGYHPVFPWVCFFLLGMWLGRQDLLDKDHRKKILICSIIVTITMEVLSAILIKQVGYMLGTDTAGYLFSTNAFPPNIFYFVSGSSTSIIVILLCVYFTERFSINWFTKTMVRTGQLALTHYVSHVFIGFSILQYIGRLENQTLEFAVSYSLAFFVITAVLSFFWKDKYSRGPLESIMRKCSR